The Opitutaceae bacterium genome has a window encoding:
- the ribB gene encoding 3,4-dihydroxy-2-butanone-4-phosphate synthase, whose product MSAFSTFDPVEAAIQDIADGKLVIVTDDEGRENEGDLVMAASKVTPEAVNMMIRHARGLICVPTTQHQLKRLGIGQMVQENRESHRTAFTVSVDAAEGITTGISAFDRARTIALLANPEGNPDDLVQPGHIFPLRARPGGVLERAGHTEAAVDLASLAGLHPSGVICEILNEDGTMARLPELQAFKERHGLKMISIAALIEHRLRIEKLVECIGVQPFPSDLGEFSLHVFRNRLDGRHHLALTKGTLGPEPTLVRVHSANTLGDVFRAKGSDSARLIEAALCRVEKEGCGVVLYMDPSEHGTGFKGFMGTSVGRMSFRDYGIGAQILVALGLRKIRLLTRHSRKVIGLDGYNLEIVEQVDL is encoded by the coding sequence ATGAGCGCATTCAGCACCTTCGATCCCGTGGAGGCAGCGATCCAGGATATCGCGGACGGAAAGCTTGTCATTGTGACCGATGACGAGGGCCGTGAGAACGAAGGAGACCTGGTCATGGCCGCCTCAAAAGTCACGCCCGAGGCGGTGAACATGATGATCCGCCATGCTCGCGGCCTGATCTGTGTTCCCACGACGCAGCACCAGTTGAAGCGCCTCGGAATCGGACAAATGGTGCAGGAGAACCGCGAGTCGCATCGGACAGCCTTTACCGTTTCGGTGGACGCCGCCGAAGGCATCACCACCGGAATCAGCGCTTTTGATCGTGCGCGCACGATCGCCCTGCTGGCGAACCCGGAAGGCAATCCGGATGACTTGGTGCAACCGGGGCACATTTTCCCGCTTCGCGCCCGTCCCGGCGGGGTGCTGGAGCGCGCGGGTCACACGGAGGCGGCGGTTGACCTGGCTTCGCTCGCCGGACTGCACCCGAGCGGAGTGATTTGCGAGATTCTCAACGAGGACGGCACCATGGCCCGACTGCCGGAACTTCAGGCCTTCAAGGAGAGGCACGGCTTGAAGATGATCTCCATCGCAGCGCTGATCGAGCACCGCCTGCGGATCGAGAAACTGGTGGAGTGCATCGGCGTGCAGCCGTTTCCCTCCGACCTCGGGGAGTTTTCGCTGCATGTCTTCCGCAACCGGCTTGATGGCCGCCATCACCTCGCCCTCACGAAAGGGACGCTCGGTCCGGAGCCGACGCTCGTGCGCGTCCACAGCGCCAATACGCTCGGCGATGTCTTCCGGGCAAAAGGCAGTGACAGCGCGCGCCTGATCGAGGCGGCCCTCTGCCGCGTGGAGAAGGAGGGGTGTGGGGTGGTGCTTTACATGGATCCCTCGGAACACGGCACGGGATTCAAGGGATTCATGGGGACGTCCGTCGGTCGCATGAGCTTTCGCGACTATGGCATTGGCGCCCAGATCCTTGTGGCATTGGGACTAAGGAAGATCCGCCTGCTCACCCGCCACAGCCGCAAGGTGATCGGACTTGACGGTTACAACCTCGAGATCGTGGAGCAGGTCGACCTCTAG
- the ribH gene encoding 6,7-dimethyl-8-ribityllumazine synthase encodes MSLDAPTPQAIDARTFRVGIAAARFNANLVDALLHQVFEHLVKSGIPESGIKVVRVPGSNELPAAAQMLAEVQVPDVVIALGLLIRGDTIHYELIAGSATDGLQRVALDTRIPVINGVIVAENAQQAQDRCLGKINRGEEFARAAIEMAELRRRFHP; translated from the coding sequence ATGAGCCTCGACGCTCCCACACCTCAAGCAATTGACGCGCGCACCTTTCGCGTGGGCATCGCCGCGGCCAGGTTCAACGCCAACCTGGTCGACGCCTTGCTGCACCAGGTTTTTGAACACTTGGTCAAATCGGGCATCCCTGAGTCCGGCATCAAGGTGGTGCGTGTGCCGGGTTCCAACGAACTGCCGGCGGCGGCCCAGATGCTTGCGGAGGTTCAGGTGCCGGATGTGGTGATTGCCTTGGGGTTGCTGATCCGCGGCGACACGATCCATTACGAATTGATCGCCGGATCAGCCACGGACGGCCTCCAGCGCGTCGCCCTGGATACGCGCATCCCGGTGATAAACGGCGTGATCGTCGCCGAGAATGCGCAACAGGCACAGGACCGATGCCTGGGGAAGATCAACCGCGGCGAGGAATTCGCCAGGGCCGCAATCGAGATGGCGGAGCTGCGCAGGAGATTTCATCCATGA
- the nusB gene encoding transcription antitermination factor NusB, whose protein sequence is MSKAQFAQRRDGRVAAMQYLYAWSLNKPANLADDLRIFFESQQNPREHYAFGEELIHGVLERIEDVDTRIRSLAHNWEFDRIARIDLAILRVAIFEMLFRKDIPPVVSINEAIDLSKEFSNQDAKRFINGILDRLKDQLGRDARKAGE, encoded by the coding sequence ATGAGCAAGGCCCAGTTTGCCCAGAGGCGCGACGGACGCGTCGCCGCCATGCAATACCTCTACGCCTGGAGCTTGAACAAGCCGGCGAACCTGGCGGACGACCTCCGCATCTTCTTCGAAAGCCAGCAGAATCCGCGCGAACACTACGCGTTTGGCGAGGAGCTCATCCATGGCGTGCTCGAGCGTATCGAAGATGTGGATACACGCATCCGGTCGCTGGCGCATAACTGGGAGTTTGACCGCATCGCGCGCATCGACCTCGCCATCCTGCGGGTCGCCATCTTCGAGATGCTGTTCCGCAAGGATATCCCGCCCGTCGTTTCCATCAACGAGGCGATCGATCTCTCCAAGGAGTTTTCCAACCAGGATGCCAAGCGGTTCATCAATGGAATCCTTGACCGGCTGAAGGACCAACTCGGCCGCGACGCCCGCAAAGCCGGCGAATAA
- the ftsY gene encoding signal recognition particle-docking protein FtsY, translating into MFSLFKKFKDGLAKTVSAIAAKTASLFGQKPIDASSLETLEEALYTADFGVETTEEILEEIKSAYKKDKALRGQEAAAIGAAVLKRVLAGAEGVLAPVPEGPTVIAMIGVNGSGKTTTSAKLAWRLREDGKTVTLAACDTFRAAAVEQLKTWAERLNLELVASHTGADAAAVAFDAWKAARSRGRDYLIVDTAGRLHTKSNLMEELAKIRRVLQKNDPSAPQHRWLVVDGSLGSNSIEQAKVFHQSFGLTGLVVTKLDGTSRGGALVGIYRQLKLPIYFLGLGEQAEDLQPFSVENYVNAIFGISG; encoded by the coding sequence ATGTTCAGCCTTTTCAAGAAGTTCAAGGACGGCCTCGCGAAGACCGTCTCGGCCATTGCCGCCAAGACCGCTTCGCTGTTCGGCCAGAAGCCCATTGATGCGTCCTCGCTCGAAACCCTGGAGGAGGCGCTCTACACCGCGGACTTTGGCGTCGAAACCACCGAGGAGATCCTCGAGGAGATAAAGTCCGCCTACAAGAAGGACAAGGCGCTTCGAGGCCAGGAGGCGGCCGCCATCGGGGCAGCAGTCCTGAAACGGGTGCTGGCAGGTGCTGAGGGCGTGCTCGCCCCGGTGCCGGAGGGCCCGACTGTGATCGCCATGATCGGGGTCAACGGCTCCGGCAAGACGACCACCTCTGCGAAACTCGCCTGGCGTCTTCGCGAGGACGGCAAGACCGTGACTCTTGCGGCCTGCGACACCTTTCGAGCCGCCGCCGTCGAGCAGCTCAAAACCTGGGCCGAACGCCTCAACCTCGAACTTGTGGCGTCACACACCGGCGCAGACGCCGCTGCTGTCGCCTTCGATGCCTGGAAGGCCGCGCGGTCACGCGGTCGCGACTACCTCATTGTGGATACCGCAGGCCGTCTTCACACCAAAAGCAACCTCATGGAGGAACTCGCGAAGATCCGCCGTGTTCTGCAGAAGAATGACCCATCGGCACCCCAGCACCGCTGGCTGGTCGTCGACGGCAGCCTCGGGTCGAATTCAATCGAACAGGCGAAGGTTTTTCACCAGTCCTTCGGCCTCACGGGTCTCGTGGTGACGAAACTCGATGGCACGTCGCGCGGCGGCGCTTTGGTCGGCATTTACAGGCAACTCAAGCTCCCGATCTACTTCCTCGGCCTCGGCGAGCAGGCGGAAGACCTGCAACCGTTCTCAGTCGAAAACTACGTGAATGCGATTTTCGGAATTTCGGGATGA
- a CDS encoding RDD family protein yields the protein MNSERERRLRIRTPEGVEFSHLLAGPVLRMCAWVVDLFAVSAAWSVLASLLALLGLLSRDVAAMVSIILYFLLSQGYRILAEWRWRGQTLGKRLFRLRVMDAEGFPLSLQQTVLRNILRFADALPGPYLIGGVTALLSRKAQRLGDLAAGTVVIWEPKLPILDVAHLTSGKYNSLRAHPSVVARLRQQVPPEEARLGWQALARREHLQPDARLQLFADLAARYRSAAQVPAELTDGITDEQWVRNVVEVLFLSTRNREPGASSQ from the coding sequence ATGAACTCGGAACGCGAACGGCGGCTCAGGATCCGAACCCCGGAAGGTGTTGAGTTCAGTCATCTACTCGCGGGACCCGTGCTGCGCATGTGCGCGTGGGTGGTGGATCTTTTCGCGGTGAGTGCTGCGTGGAGTGTGCTCGCCTCGCTCCTGGCCCTCCTTGGTCTTCTCTCCCGGGACGTTGCCGCAATGGTCAGCATCATCCTCTACTTCCTGCTTTCCCAAGGCTACCGCATCTTGGCCGAGTGGCGCTGGCGGGGCCAAACGCTGGGAAAACGTCTGTTTCGCCTCCGGGTAATGGATGCCGAGGGGTTTCCGCTCAGCCTCCAGCAGACGGTGCTGCGGAACATCCTGCGGTTTGCGGACGCGCTGCCCGGTCCCTACCTGATCGGTGGCGTGACGGCGCTGCTATCGCGGAAGGCACAACGTCTCGGTGACCTCGCCGCCGGTACGGTCGTCATCTGGGAGCCCAAGCTGCCCATCCTCGATGTTGCCCATCTCACGTCGGGCAAGTACAACTCGCTGCGCGCCCACCCGTCAGTGGTGGCACGCCTGAGACAACAGGTGCCACCGGAAGAGGCGCGGCTTGGCTGGCAGGCGCTCGCCCGGCGCGAACACCTGCAACCGGACGCCCGGCTTCAGCTCTTCGCGGATCTGGCGGCGCGGTATCGGTCAGCCGCACAAGTCCCTGCCGAGCTCACAGACGGCATCACCGACGAGCAGTGGGTCCGAAATGTGGTGGAGGTGCTGTTTCTGAGCACGCGGAATCGGGAGCCAGGAGCCAGTAGCCAGTAA
- a CDS encoding stage II sporulation protein M has protein sequence MIVDLEHFIRAEKPGWDRLTAILDRLHRDPHLQMSLEELQEFERLYQRASADLARLNTFAAEPEMRAHLEGLVARAYAEIHGSMAAETRFRFWRWLNETLPAVFRRHLRAFVFSLCLLLAGAGFGAFALQVDPESKPLLMPFPHLLKDPSARVAEEEAREQTNLEGHATFSGQLMVHNTRVTLTSLALGMTWGVGTVLFVLYNGILMGAVVFDYLRAGEGTFLAGWLLPHGTVEIPAMLIGAQAGFVLAHAMLDRSGRLGLAARMRRAAPDVVTLAGGAALLLVWAGLIESFLSQLHEPVLPYWTKIAFGCVQLSALIRFLLLRRKGAASG, from the coding sequence ATGATCGTCGATCTAGAGCACTTCATTCGCGCCGAGAAGCCGGGCTGGGACCGGCTCACTGCGATTCTTGACCGCCTCCATCGCGATCCGCACCTGCAGATGTCCCTGGAAGAGCTGCAGGAGTTCGAAAGGCTCTACCAGCGTGCCTCGGCCGACCTCGCTCGCCTGAACACCTTTGCCGCGGAACCGGAGATGCGGGCGCACCTCGAGGGGTTGGTGGCGCGGGCCTATGCCGAGATCCATGGCAGCATGGCTGCCGAGACCCGGTTCCGCTTCTGGAGGTGGCTCAACGAAACGCTTCCCGCAGTTTTTCGGCGGCATCTCCGCGCATTCGTATTCTCCCTTTGCCTCCTGCTTGCAGGCGCTGGCTTCGGTGCGTTTGCGCTGCAAGTGGACCCCGAAAGCAAACCGCTTCTCATGCCCTTCCCACATCTGCTGAAGGACCCTTCTGCTCGCGTTGCAGAGGAGGAGGCCAGGGAGCAGACCAACCTGGAGGGACATGCCACATTCTCGGGCCAGCTGATGGTTCACAATACCCGCGTTACGTTGACCTCGCTTGCGCTTGGCATGACCTGGGGCGTCGGCACGGTGCTCTTTGTCTTGTACAACGGCATTTTGATGGGAGCCGTGGTGTTCGACTATCTGCGCGCTGGCGAAGGAACCTTCCTTGCGGGTTGGCTCCTGCCACACGGCACAGTGGAGATTCCCGCAATGCTGATCGGCGCACAAGCCGGCTTCGTCCTGGCCCATGCCATGCTCGATCGCTCCGGGAGGCTGGGGCTTGCAGCACGGATGCGTCGTGCCGCCCCAGATGTCGTCACCCTGGCGGGAGGGGCCGCCCTCCTCCTGGTGTGGGCCGGGCTCATCGAGTCATTCCTTTCCCAGCTTCACGAGCCGGTGCTTCCCTATTGGACTAAGATCGCCTTTGGTTGCGTCCAGCTCAGCGCGCTCATTCGGTTCCTGCTTCTTCGAAGGAAGGGGGCTGCGAGCGGATGA
- a CDS encoding DUF58 domain-containing protein, producing MIPVPSRQLIVAVGSTASLGLVAPVLGLGGELGLLVGGGLALVAGVDLLLGWILRQPPASRMDRVHRLSRERKGEVALILEKGRRPQRVRVGLSLGEHFSLPSDEAWVELPAGEGGHLTTWECTGRSRGHFREATVALQADSPLLLWQLRCVRRVEADVRVYPNLFAEKKPLAAVFLARNQVGSRMQRTIGRGREFEKLRDYLPGDGFDEIHWKASAKRNRPITKVFQSERTQEIYVVIDSSRLSGRSVVHEGREQPLLERFLAASMLLLLAAERQGDRFGLVVFDDRIRTFLAAGQGDGHYGACREAAAGVRPGEATPDIAELVRCLRTRLRRRALVFVLTDLSDPVVAEDFARHAGPLARQHLVLLSQIPPAEVAPLFHGPEARTIEDVYARVAGHARWQEILTVQRKLKASGVRAMTVRHENLAAELVAQYIEVKQRQVL from the coding sequence GTGATCCCCGTCCCCTCCAGACAGCTCATCGTTGCCGTGGGGTCCACAGCCTCCCTGGGCCTTGTCGCGCCCGTACTCGGACTCGGAGGTGAGCTGGGATTGCTTGTAGGAGGGGGACTCGCACTTGTGGCGGGGGTGGATCTTTTGCTCGGTTGGATCCTCCGCCAACCGCCGGCGAGTCGCATGGACCGGGTGCACCGCCTCAGCCGTGAGAGAAAGGGCGAGGTCGCGTTGATTCTCGAGAAGGGACGCCGACCGCAAAGGGTGCGCGTGGGTCTGTCGCTTGGGGAGCATTTTTCGCTTCCGAGCGATGAGGCATGGGTCGAGCTTCCGGCTGGTGAAGGCGGCCATTTGACCACCTGGGAATGCACCGGCCGCTCCCGTGGGCACTTCCGAGAGGCAACCGTGGCACTGCAGGCAGACTCCCCCCTCTTACTCTGGCAGCTTCGCTGCGTCAGGCGCGTGGAAGCCGATGTGCGGGTCTATCCCAATCTTTTCGCCGAGAAGAAGCCACTGGCGGCGGTTTTTCTCGCAAGGAACCAGGTCGGCAGCCGAATGCAGAGGACGATTGGCCGCGGTCGCGAGTTTGAGAAGCTTCGCGATTACCTGCCGGGCGACGGGTTCGACGAAATCCACTGGAAGGCCTCGGCGAAGCGGAACCGTCCGATCACCAAGGTGTTTCAATCCGAGCGCACACAGGAGATTTACGTCGTGATTGACAGCTCCCGCCTGAGCGGCAGAAGCGTCGTGCATGAAGGACGCGAGCAACCCCTGCTCGAACGCTTCCTCGCGGCATCGATGCTTCTCCTGCTCGCGGCCGAGCGCCAGGGGGACCGCTTTGGCCTGGTTGTATTTGACGACCGGATACGCACGTTTCTTGCCGCCGGGCAGGGCGACGGACACTATGGTGCCTGTCGCGAGGCGGCGGCGGGTGTTCGGCCCGGTGAAGCGACTCCCGACATCGCCGAGCTTGTACGCTGCCTCCGCACGCGCCTGCGCCGGCGGGCACTGGTTTTCGTGCTCACGGACCTTTCGGACCCCGTGGTGGCCGAGGACTTTGCACGTCATGCCGGGCCTCTCGCCCGCCAGCATTTGGTCCTGCTCAGCCAGATTCCGCCCGCGGAGGTCGCGCCGCTCTTTCATGGGCCCGAAGCGCGCACAATCGAGGATGTTTACGCGCGCGTCGCCGGGCATGCGCGCTGGCAGGAGATTCTCACGGTCCAGCGCAAGCTCAAGGCAAGCGGCGTGCGGGCAATGACCGTCCGGCACGAAAACCTGGCGGCGGAACTGGTGGCACAGTACATCGAGGTAAAACAGCGCCAGGTTCTCTGA
- a CDS encoding MoxR family ATPase, whose amino-acid sequence MTPELEKLSSTLAAARAELAKVIIGQDQAIELALIAILSRQHALIEGVPGVAKTLLVRTLAQILGVSSGRIQFTPDLMPADITGTNIFNLQSNQFTLVKGPIFTAFLLADEINRAPAKTQSALLQAMQERTVTIDRDSHVLDPAFTVFATQNPAESEGTYPLPEAQKDRFMLKIRMDPPAREEELTLARRLLGNDAPEAVLGRGGIAPLLQPNELAILREALDRMTVRDEVLSYAVDIVRSTRTHESVLVGAGPRATQSLLLASRARAALDNRDFVTPDDVRGLATAVLGHRVVLKPEFEIEGLTVNDVLSRILEQVAVPR is encoded by the coding sequence ATGACACCCGAATTGGAAAAGCTCTCCTCCACCCTGGCCGCGGCACGCGCGGAGCTCGCAAAAGTGATCATCGGCCAGGACCAGGCCATCGAACTCGCCCTCATCGCCATACTCAGCCGCCAGCATGCGCTCATCGAGGGCGTTCCCGGCGTGGCCAAGACGCTGCTCGTCCGGACGCTCGCGCAGATACTTGGCGTATCCAGTGGTCGAATACAATTCACGCCTGACCTAATGCCGGCCGACATCACCGGCACCAACATCTTCAACCTGCAGTCCAACCAGTTCACGCTGGTGAAGGGCCCGATCTTCACCGCGTTCCTGTTGGCGGACGAAATCAACCGGGCACCGGCGAAAACACAGTCGGCCCTCCTGCAGGCGATGCAGGAGCGGACTGTAACCATCGACCGCGACTCGCACGTCCTCGATCCGGCCTTCACCGTCTTTGCCACCCAGAACCCGGCGGAATCTGAAGGCACCTACCCGCTCCCTGAGGCGCAAAAGGATCGCTTCATGCTTAAAATTCGCATGGACCCGCCGGCAAGGGAGGAAGAGCTTACCCTTGCGCGACGACTGCTTGGCAACGACGCCCCGGAAGCAGTGCTCGGTCGTGGCGGGATAGCTCCGCTGTTGCAGCCAAACGAGCTGGCAATTCTGCGCGAGGCGCTCGACAGGATGACCGTGCGCGACGAAGTGCTTTCCTACGCGGTCGACATCGTTCGCAGTACGCGCACCCATGAAAGCGTTCTCGTGGGTGCGGGACCGCGCGCGACGCAGTCGCTGCTCCTCGCCAGTCGCGCGCGCGCGGCCCTGGATAACCGGGACTTTGTGACTCCCGATGACGTGCGGGGTCTTGCCACGGCCGTGCTTGGGCACCGCGTCGTATTGAAGCCGGAATTCGAGATTGAAGGTCTCACGGTGAACGACGTCCTGAGCCGTATCCTTGAACAGGTGGCCGTGCCTCGCTGA
- a CDS encoding DUF4350 domain-containing protein, whose product MARRIGGESMINWKVRLATLLILGCLAWGVSTLIERRVKTGDIYPRYSSFRADPFGLRALHDALARVPGLQVDRWLKPLDKVSSGEPTTWVVAGLPLEQWNAFPDRFANSLEASLQRGDRWLILFMAKERPDFARPPGTPPPMKAAPSPTPTPSPTPSPRPRRTDQIEQGALGGEHTADWGRRWGISTTLPDDQPFEDQVRVDEQFLETLPRTLPWRSNIRLEVARGTSYSPLYWRGKFPAVLELNRGAGQVLIATDSFILSNERLAEEPQPALLSRLLGTNKRIVFVESHLGINEDPGMAVLARRYGMGPGLVLVLLTAALYIWRSTAPFLPASKAPATTHLRYAPTAGLAALLRRAVPTKEIITQAWQKWRVTASPAEQRRAAPAESPHPGEDPVSHYNRITRTLRIKPDRTP is encoded by the coding sequence GTGGCTCGCAGAATTGGAGGCGAGTCGATGATCAATTGGAAGGTACGCCTCGCGACGCTCCTGATTCTAGGCTGCCTCGCCTGGGGCGTCTCCACGCTCATCGAGCGGCGGGTGAAGACCGGGGACATTTACCCGAGGTACTCGTCCTTCCGCGCCGATCCGTTTGGACTGCGCGCGCTGCACGATGCGTTGGCAAGAGTCCCTGGCTTACAGGTCGATCGCTGGCTAAAACCCCTCGACAAGGTCTCATCGGGCGAACCGACCACTTGGGTGGTCGCCGGCCTACCCCTGGAACAATGGAACGCATTCCCCGACCGTTTTGCCAACTCCCTCGAAGCCTCGCTCCAGCGTGGAGATCGGTGGCTCATTCTGTTCATGGCGAAAGAAAGGCCGGATTTTGCCCGTCCTCCGGGCACACCGCCTCCAATGAAGGCGGCACCCTCACCCACCCCAACCCCGTCTCCCACGCCTTCTCCGCGGCCTCGTCGCACCGATCAGATCGAACAGGGCGCGCTTGGGGGCGAGCACACTGCCGATTGGGGGAGACGTTGGGGAATCTCCACAACACTGCCAGACGACCAACCCTTTGAGGACCAAGTGCGCGTAGATGAACAGTTTCTTGAAACGCTGCCCCGCACCCTCCCCTGGCGAAGCAACATCCGACTGGAAGTAGCGCGTGGCACGTCCTACTCCCCACTTTATTGGCGCGGCAAGTTTCCCGCGGTGCTCGAACTCAACCGGGGGGCAGGCCAGGTCTTGATCGCCACCGATTCCTTCATCCTGAGCAACGAGCGCCTAGCCGAGGAACCCCAACCCGCGCTTCTGAGTCGTCTGCTGGGAACCAACAAACGAATCGTTTTTGTGGAATCCCACCTGGGGATCAACGAGGATCCCGGCATGGCGGTGCTTGCCCGGCGCTATGGCATGGGTCCGGGCCTGGTGCTCGTCCTGCTGACGGCCGCACTCTACATCTGGCGGTCGACGGCCCCCTTTCTGCCTGCTTCCAAAGCACCTGCGACGACCCATCTCCGTTATGCCCCGACTGCCGGCCTCGCCGCCCTCCTGCGGCGCGCGGTACCGACGAAGGAAATCATCACCCAGGCGTGGCAGAAGTGGCGGGTAACGGCTTCGCCTGCGGAACAACGAAGAGCCGCACCCGCGGAATCCCCGCATCCGGGCGAAGACCCCGTTTCCCATTACAATCGAATCACGAGAACCCTGCGCATCAAACCCGACCGCACACCATGA
- a CDS encoding RDD family protein has product MKWYYASNGGRQGPVSDEELAQLVATSVVTDQTLVWKQGMGTWQPYGEVKPAVGAAPSAAGDTAVCAMSGKTYPKSEMIEHEGRWVSAEHRDAYFQRLREGVTLPGQLRYVGFWRRFGAKIIDTVVLVVVNQVVNILLFAPFLATAMTNPEDFAPILALQAVSMLVNLTFNLLYHWFFLARFQATPGKLALGIKVVRADGSKLSTGRIIGRYFAEILSGMILCIGYLMVAFDKTERKALHDQICDTRVVFK; this is encoded by the coding sequence ATGAAATGGTATTACGCCTCTAACGGCGGGCGGCAGGGCCCGGTATCAGATGAAGAATTGGCGCAGCTTGTCGCCACTTCCGTAGTCACGGACCAGACTCTCGTCTGGAAGCAAGGCATGGGGACCTGGCAACCGTACGGCGAAGTGAAGCCGGCAGTCGGTGCTGCTCCTTCCGCCGCAGGAGACACCGCCGTGTGCGCAATGAGCGGCAAGACCTACCCGAAAAGCGAGATGATCGAGCACGAGGGCCGGTGGGTGAGTGCCGAGCATCGAGACGCCTATTTCCAACGGCTTCGCGAAGGTGTGACCCTCCCCGGTCAACTTCGCTATGTGGGATTCTGGCGCCGCTTTGGCGCCAAGATTATCGACACGGTCGTTCTGGTCGTCGTGAACCAGGTGGTTAACATCCTCCTCTTCGCGCCCTTCCTCGCGACCGCGATGACGAACCCCGAAGATTTCGCCCCCATCCTGGCGCTCCAGGCGGTTTCGATGCTCGTGAACCTCACGTTCAACCTGCTCTACCATTGGTTCTTCCTCGCACGCTTCCAGGCCACCCCAGGCAAACTCGCCCTTGGCATCAAGGTTGTTCGCGCCGACGGCTCAAAACTCAGCACAGGCCGCATCATTGGCCGTTACTTCGCGGAAATCCTGAGCGGAATGATCCTGTGCATCGGTTACCTGATGGTGGCATTTGACAAGACGGAGCGCAAAGCCCTGCACGACCAGATCTGCGATACACGCGTGGTCTTCAAATGA